Within Thermus sp. CCB_US3_UF1, the genomic segment ATCGGGCTCATGAGCGAGTTTCTGGGGGATAACCCCTTCCGGGTCCGGGCCTACCACCAGGCGGCCCGCACCCTTTACGACCTGGACATCCCCATTGAGGACCTGGCCCGAGGGGGCAAGGAGGCCCTGCTGGCCCTTCCCGGCATCGGCCCCGACCTGGCGGAGAAGATCCTCGAGTTTTTGGCCACGGGCCGCCTGAAAAAGCACGAGGAGCTGGCCCAGAAGGTGCCCCGCGGGGTCTTGGCGGTCATGGCCGTGCCCGGGGTGGGCCCCAAGACCGCCCGGCAGCTTTACCACGAGCTGGGCATAGACTCCCTGGAGGGGCTGAAGGCAGCCCTGGAGCGGGGGGATCTCCTGCGCCTCAAGGGGTTTGGCCCCAAGAAGGCCGAGCGCATCCGGGAAGGGCTTGCCCTGGCCCAAGCCGCTTCCCAAAGGCGGCCTTTGGGGGCGGTGCTCTCCCTGGCCCGGGGCCTTTTGGAGGAGATCCGCCGCCTGCCCGGGGTGGAGAAGGCGGAGCTCTGCGGCTCGGCCCGCCGCTACCAGGACACCGTGGGGGACCTGGACTTCTTGGTGGCCAGCCTCGAGGGAGAACGGGTGGTGAAGGCCTTCCTCCGCCTGCCGCAGGTGGGGGAGGTCTACGCCAAGGGGGAGGAACGGGCCACCGTCTTCCTGAAAAACGGTCTCCAGGTGGATCTCCGCGTGGTGCCTCCGGAGAGCTGGGGCGCGGGCCTGCAGTACCTTACGGGGAGCAAGGGGCACTCCATCAAGCTCCGTTCCCTGGCCCAGGATAGGGGCCTCAAGCTTTCGGAGTACGGGGTGTTCCGCGCAGGCGTGCGCCTGGCCGGGGAAACGGAGGAGGGGGTGTACGCCGCCTTAGGCCTGCCCTACATCCCCCCACCCCTGCGGGAGGATAGGGGGGAGGTGGAGGCGGCCCTGGAAGGGCGGCTGCCCCGGCTCCTTGAGCTAAGCCAGATCCGGGGGGATTTGCAGGTTCACTCCACCTACTCCGACGGCCAGAACACCCTGGAGGAGCTTTGGCGGGC encodes:
- the polX gene encoding DNA polymerase/3'-5' exonuclease PolX, translated to MRNQELARLLEEIGLMSEFLGDNPFRVRAYHQAARTLYDLDIPIEDLARGGKEALLALPGIGPDLAEKILEFLATGRLKKHEELAQKVPRGVLAVMAVPGVGPKTARQLYHELGIDSLEGLKAALERGDLLRLKGFGPKKAERIREGLALAQAASQRRPLGAVLSLARGLLEEIRRLPGVEKAELCGSARRYQDTVGDLDFLVASLEGERVVKAFLRLPQVGEVYAKGEERATVFLKNGLQVDLRVVPPESWGAGLQYLTGSKGHSIKLRSLAQDRGLKLSEYGVFRAGVRLAGETEEGVYAALGLPYIPPPLREDRGEVEAALEGRLPRLLELSQIRGDLQVHSTYSDGQNTLEELWRAAKALGYQYLGVTDHSPAVRVAGGPSPEEALRRVEAIRRFNETHAPPYLLAGAEVDIRPDGSLDYPDWVLRELDLVLVSVHSQFKLSKAEQTRRLLKALENPFVHVLAHPTARLLGRRAPMEADWEAIFRKAKERGVAVEIDGYYDRMDLPDDLARMAYGMGLWISLSTDAHQVEHLRFMELAVGTAQRAWIGPERVLNTLAYPELLAWLKARRGPLP